The Phytohabitans rumicis genome has a segment encoding these proteins:
- a CDS encoding CBS domain-containing protein: protein MRKWTVGEVMTADVVAVPEDATYRTIVDLLAERRISAVPVVDADRRVVGVVSEADLLYKVEFAGAVAERRIFPGRHRTDREKGEGRVARQLMTSPAVTTRPATTLPAAARLMDGKHVKRLPVVDEHGVLVGIVSRADLLKVHLRSDEELRRDIVEDVLGRTLWLEPNVVFVKVDGGVVTLRGHLDSKTLVDIAAQLTAAVAGVVAVEDELTYELDDTDLATSRWYRSHPFSATGPST, encoded by the coding sequence ATGAGGAAGTGGACGGTGGGCGAGGTCATGACGGCCGACGTCGTGGCCGTACCGGAGGACGCCACCTACCGGACGATCGTGGATCTGCTGGCCGAGCGCCGGATCAGCGCGGTGCCCGTCGTCGACGCCGATCGGCGCGTGGTCGGCGTCGTGTCCGAGGCCGACCTGCTCTACAAGGTGGAGTTCGCCGGCGCCGTGGCCGAGCGCCGGATCTTTCCCGGCCGGCACCGGACGGACCGCGAGAAGGGCGAAGGCCGGGTGGCCCGCCAGCTCATGACCAGCCCGGCGGTCACGACCAGGCCGGCGACCACGCTGCCCGCGGCCGCGCGGCTGATGGACGGCAAGCACGTCAAGCGCCTGCCGGTGGTCGACGAGCACGGTGTCCTGGTCGGCATCGTCTCCCGCGCCGACCTGTTGAAGGTCCACCTGCGCTCGGACGAGGAGCTGCGCCGCGACATCGTCGAGGACGTGCTGGGCCGGACGCTGTGGCTGGAGCCGAACGTGGTGTTCGTGAAGGTCGACGGCGGCGTGGTGACCCTGCGCGGGCACCTGGACAGCAAGACCCTTGTCGACATCGCCGCCCAGCTGACCGCCGCCGTCGCCGGCGTCGTGGCGGTCGAGGACGAGCTCACGTACGAGTTGGACGACACCGACCTGGCCACGTCCCGGTGGTACCGGTCGCACCCGTTCAGCGCCACGGGACCTTCGACCTAG
- a CDS encoding response regulator produces the protein MIRVFLLDDHEVVRRGLRELLEREADIEVVGESGSAQEAARRIPALRPDVAILDGRLPDGSGIDVCRDVRAVDSSIKGLILTSYEDDEALFAAIMAGAAGYVLKQIRGTDLVDAVRRVAAGQSLLDPAVTQRVLERIRHGVEEPRELKSLTDQERRILEFIAQGLTNREIAGKMFLAEKTVKNYVSSLLAKLGLERRTQAAVLATRLLGEHKY, from the coding sequence GTGATCAGAGTTTTTCTCCTCGATGACCATGAGGTTGTCCGCCGTGGGCTGCGCGAGCTGTTGGAGCGTGAGGCTGACATCGAGGTGGTGGGGGAGTCCGGGTCGGCGCAGGAGGCGGCGCGGCGGATTCCCGCGCTGCGCCCCGACGTGGCGATCCTCGACGGCCGGCTGCCGGACGGCAGCGGCATCGACGTGTGCCGTGACGTGCGGGCCGTCGACTCCTCGATCAAGGGCTTGATCCTGACCTCGTACGAGGACGACGAGGCGCTGTTCGCGGCGATCATGGCTGGTGCCGCTGGCTATGTGCTCAAGCAGATCCGCGGCACCGACCTGGTGGACGCGGTCCGCCGGGTGGCGGCGGGCCAGTCCCTGCTGGACCCGGCGGTCACCCAGCGCGTGCTGGAACGGATCCGGCACGGGGTGGAGGAGCCGCGCGAGCTGAAGTCGCTGACCGATCAGGAGCGGCGGATCCTGGAGTTCATCGCGCAGGGGCTGACCAACCGGGAGATCGCCGGGAAGATGTTCCTGGCCGAAAAGACCGTCAAGAACTACGTGTCCAGCCTGCTGGCCAAGCTGGGTCTGGAGCGGCGCACCCAGGCCGCGGTCCTGGCCACCCGCCTGCTCGGCGAGCACAAGTACTAG
- a CDS encoding DUF2202 domain-containing protein: protein MRTRDAAAGHLKAGAQRVLISAPGKDVDATIVLGVNGAAYHPRQQVLSAAACTTNCAASMVKVLHEAFGLTRGFLTTVHAYTNDQAVLDTPHKDPRRARSAAVNIIPTSTGAAKAIGLVLPEVAGRLDGVALRVPVEDGSICDLTCELAVPVTAAEVNDAFAAAADRDLAGVLRYSERPLVSRDVVGDPASCVFDSGLTQAAVLAAGVVGAGAVSVLAPAWAGPGPAGPAAATASMPGYGMHGGANGMGMRGGDSAGMGWGGGTCLWATDVPSGTLTGAQRTTLAAMAEEEKLAHDLYQAFGGRYDADVFDRIAAAETRHLAAVRTLLDRYGIADPTAGKGGRAVRQRRRAGHLRQVPRRRQRLPARGARCRGEGRELVYQRLLMASQHHLAAFTR, encoded by the coding sequence TTGCGCACCCGGGACGCCGCGGCCGGCCACCTCAAGGCCGGCGCACAACGGGTGCTGATCTCGGCTCCCGGCAAGGACGTGGACGCCACGATCGTGCTCGGCGTGAACGGCGCCGCCTACCACCCCCGGCAGCAGGTGCTGTCCGCGGCCGCGTGCACGACCAACTGCGCCGCCTCGATGGTCAAGGTGCTGCACGAGGCGTTCGGCCTCACCCGGGGCTTCCTGACCACGGTGCACGCGTACACCAACGACCAGGCCGTGCTGGACACGCCGCACAAGGATCCGCGCCGGGCCCGGTCCGCGGCCGTCAACATCATCCCCACCAGCACCGGCGCGGCGAAGGCCATCGGTCTGGTACTGCCGGAGGTCGCCGGCCGGCTCGACGGTGTCGCGCTGCGCGTACCGGTGGAAGACGGCTCGATCTGCGACCTGACGTGCGAGCTTGCCGTCCCGGTCACGGCCGCCGAGGTGAACGACGCGTTCGCGGCAGCCGCGGACCGGGACCTGGCCGGTGTGCTGCGCTACTCGGAGCGTCCGTTGGTGTCCCGCGACGTGGTCGGCGACCCGGCGTCGTGCGTCTTCGACTCTGGTCTGACCCAGGCCGCGGTGCTCGCCGCGGGTGTGGTCGGTGCCGGCGCGGTTTCGGTGCTGGCGCCGGCGTGGGCCGGTCCGGGACCAGCCGGGCCGGCAGCCGCAACGGCATCGATGCCCGGCTACGGCATGCACGGTGGGGCCAACGGCATGGGTATGCGCGGCGGCGACAGCGCCGGCATGGGCTGGGGCGGTGGCACGTGCCTATGGGCGACCGACGTCCCGTCCGGCACGCTGACCGGGGCGCAGAGGACCACCCTCGCCGCGATGGCCGAGGAGGAGAAGTTGGCCCACGACCTATACCAGGCGTTTGGCGGCAGGTACGACGCGGATGTCTTCGACCGGATCGCTGCCGCCGAGACCCGGCACCTGGCCGCGGTGCGGACGCTGCTCGACCGGTACGGCATCGCCGACCCCACCGCCGGCAAAGGCGGCCGGGCAGTTCGCCAGCGCCGACGTGCAGGCCACCTACGGCAAGTACCTCGGCGAAGGCAACGCCTCCCTGCGAGAGGCGCTCGGTGTCGGGGAGAAGGTCGAGAACTGGTCTACCAGCGCCTGCTGATGGCCTCGCAGCATCACCTGGCCGCGTTCACCCGCTGA
- a CDS encoding TusE/DsrC/DsvC family sulfur relay protein, with protein MGTTQVHVDAEGFLTDYDEWDEEVARQLAGRQGVGSLR; from the coding sequence ATCGGCACCACGCAGGTCCACGTCGACGCGGAAGGCTTCCTGACTGACTACGACGAGTGGGACGAGGAAGTGGCCCGCCAGTTGGCCGGTCGCCAGGGGGTGGGGTCGCTCAGGTAG
- a CDS encoding universal stress protein: MTDRPIVVGYDDSAGAQAALQWAVEEASRTGPRLHLVYAIEWPAHPDIGVLGRAKEVVDTAAGAARAVRPGMRITTEVVDTAATPALIEQSRNARLVVLGHRGRGGFPGLLLGSVAITATAHAHCPVVVVRPRQPMTRPNTPVVVGVDSSPESLLALAFAMQEAAAHAVALIAIHGWTPDPAGRHTEMKSAARSALTAMVNPWREKYPDVPVATRLTTDGVANALISASNDAQLVVVGSRGRGGFGGLLLGSVSQQLLHHAACPVAVLRHVAHDAPDESPPWWQAR; the protein is encoded by the coding sequence ATGACTGACAGACCCATCGTCGTGGGATACGACGACTCCGCCGGAGCTCAGGCCGCGCTGCAGTGGGCCGTGGAGGAGGCATCCCGCACCGGCCCAAGACTCCATCTGGTGTACGCGATCGAATGGCCCGCCCACCCCGACATCGGCGTGTTGGGCCGCGCCAAGGAGGTGGTGGATACAGCCGCTGGCGCGGCCCGCGCGGTGCGTCCAGGCATGCGCATCACCACCGAGGTGGTGGACACCGCGGCCACGCCGGCGCTGATCGAGCAATCCCGCAACGCCCGGCTGGTCGTGCTCGGCCACCGCGGCCGCGGAGGCTTCCCCGGCCTGCTGTTGGGGTCGGTTGCCATCACGGCGACGGCGCACGCGCACTGCCCAGTGGTGGTCGTGCGACCACGGCAGCCGATGACCCGTCCCAACACCCCGGTCGTCGTCGGCGTCGACAGCTCGCCGGAGTCTCTGCTGGCGCTCGCCTTCGCCATGCAGGAGGCGGCCGCCCACGCGGTGGCTCTCATCGCCATCCACGGCTGGACGCCGGACCCGGCGGGCCGGCACACCGAGATGAAGTCCGCCGCGCGTTCCGCACTGACCGCGATGGTGAACCCTTGGCGGGAGAAGTACCCCGACGTACCGGTCGCCACGCGGCTGACCACCGACGGGGTCGCGAACGCCCTGATCTCCGCGTCGAACGACGCCCAGCTCGTCGTGGTCGGATCCCGCGGCCGCGGCGGTTTCGGCGGGCTGCTGCTCGGCTCGGTCAGCCAGCAACTGCTGCACCACGCCGCCTGCCCGGTGGCGGTGCTCCGGCACGTCGCCCACGACGCCCCCGACGAATCACCGCCGTGGTGGCAGGCTCGTTAA
- a CDS encoding Acg family FMN-binding oxidoreductase, which translates to MIRTFVDADLRTAVAAAVRAPSLHNSQPWRFRLRDGAIEVRVDSSRPVPSTGPGIAADWAVNIACGAATFNMRLALAVRGTPARVRLRPYPEEPDVIASLTPGTPRPAAPAEQILFAVIPRRHSNRLPFWPDPVTGHSRWRLTEAAQAEGAWLELVTGTAAVEALGQLAHSANRTLSRDPQYRADIARWTRQEQAPDGVPAFAGGPIAEPQDLLPQRPFGELPRAPGRDFEPEPLLGVLGTPGDTVFDQITAGQALQRVLLTGTEAGLAASMLSQPIEVPTVREQLRQAIRRAGSPQMVLRIGFGQPGWPTPRRDVDDVIDAP; encoded by the coding sequence ATGATCAGGACCTTCGTAGACGCGGATCTGCGCACCGCCGTAGCGGCCGCCGTCCGTGCACCGTCGCTGCACAACAGCCAACCGTGGCGCTTCCGGCTGCGTGACGGTGCCATCGAGGTACGCGTTGACAGCAGCCGGCCGGTGCCGTCCACCGGGCCGGGTATCGCCGCCGACTGGGCGGTGAACATCGCGTGCGGCGCGGCCACGTTCAACATGCGCCTCGCCCTCGCCGTACGCGGCACACCCGCCCGGGTACGGCTGCGGCCGTACCCCGAAGAACCGGATGTGATCGCGAGCCTGACACCGGGCACGCCGCGCCCGGCGGCTCCAGCGGAGCAGATCCTGTTCGCGGTCATCCCCCGCCGGCACAGCAACCGGCTGCCGTTCTGGCCCGACCCCGTCACAGGTCATTCGCGGTGGCGGCTGACCGAGGCCGCGCAGGCCGAAGGCGCCTGGCTGGAGCTGGTGACCGGAACAGCGGCCGTCGAGGCCCTCGGGCAGCTGGCGCACAGCGCCAACCGGACGCTGAGCCGCGACCCGCAATACCGGGCCGACATCGCCCGGTGGACACGGCAGGAGCAGGCGCCGGACGGCGTGCCCGCCTTCGCCGGCGGCCCGATCGCCGAACCGCAGGACCTGCTGCCGCAGCGGCCGTTCGGGGAACTGCCGCGCGCTCCCGGCCGGGACTTCGAGCCCGAACCGCTGCTGGGCGTGCTCGGTACCCCGGGTGACACCGTCTTTGACCAGATCACCGCCGGGCAGGCCCTGCAACGCGTCCTGCTCACCGGCACCGAGGCCGGCCTCGCCGCGTCGATGCTCTCCCAGCCGATCGAGGTGCCCACCGTCCGGGAACAGCTCCGCCAGGCGATCAGGCGGGCCGGCAGCCCGCAGATGGTCCTGCGCATCGGCTTCGGCCAGCCCGGCTGGCCAACGCCCCGGCGCGACGTCGACGACGTCATCGACGCCCCATAG
- the adhP gene encoding alcohol dehydrogenase AdhP, which produces MRASVVTSFEAPLQIQELPVPEPGAGQVLVRIEASGLCHTDIHAARGDWPVKPSLPLIPGHEGVGIVEQTGPGVTQVAVGDRVAIPWLGYACGVCDYCVSGRETLCESQKNTGYGMNGGHAEYAVAYARHVVKVPDGVSPLEAAPLTCAGVTTYKAIKVAGVRPTERVAIFGIGGLGHMAQQYAQIFGGDTITVDVTEEKLALARELGAAHVVNAKQSDPVAAIKALGGADVAVVLAASPTVLEQAHASLRRGGRLVLVSLPKDNTMRLPIFETVLGGLSVIGSIVGTRQDLAEVFALHAAGRTKVELQTRKLEDVNQAIEDVLAGKVTARVVFEF; this is translated from the coding sequence ATGAGAGCGTCGGTCGTCACCAGCTTCGAGGCGCCGCTGCAGATCCAGGAACTGCCGGTACCCGAGCCGGGTGCCGGGCAGGTGCTGGTCCGGATCGAGGCCAGCGGGCTGTGCCACACCGACATCCACGCCGCGCGGGGCGACTGGCCGGTCAAGCCGAGCCTGCCGTTGATCCCGGGCCACGAGGGCGTCGGCATCGTCGAGCAGACCGGCCCCGGCGTGACGCAGGTCGCTGTCGGTGACCGCGTAGCGATCCCGTGGCTCGGGTACGCCTGCGGGGTGTGCGACTACTGCGTCAGCGGCCGCGAGACGCTGTGCGAGTCGCAGAAGAACACCGGATACGGTATGAACGGCGGTCACGCCGAGTACGCCGTCGCGTATGCCCGGCACGTGGTGAAGGTGCCGGACGGGGTCAGCCCCCTCGAAGCCGCGCCGCTGACCTGCGCCGGTGTCACCACGTACAAGGCGATCAAGGTGGCCGGCGTGCGCCCCACCGAGCGGGTGGCGATCTTCGGGATCGGCGGCCTGGGACACATGGCCCAGCAGTACGCCCAGATCTTCGGTGGCGACACCATCACCGTCGATGTGACGGAGGAGAAGCTGGCGCTTGCGCGCGAGCTCGGCGCGGCCCACGTGGTCAACGCCAAGCAGAGCGACCCGGTCGCGGCTATCAAGGCGCTGGGCGGCGCAGACGTGGCGGTCGTGCTGGCCGCATCGCCGACCGTGCTGGAGCAGGCGCACGCCTCGCTGCGCCGCGGTGGCCGGCTCGTGCTCGTGTCCCTGCCGAAGGACAACACGATGCGGCTGCCGATCTTCGAGACCGTCCTGGGTGGACTGTCGGTGATTGGGTCCATCGTCGGCACCCGCCAGGATCTGGCCGAGGTGTTCGCGCTGCACGCCGCCGGGCGTACCAAGGTGGAGCTGCAGACCCGCAAGCTGGAGGACGTCAACCAGGCCATCGAGGACGTGCTCGCGGGCAAGGTCACCGCCCGCGTGGTGTTCGAGTTCTGA
- a CDS encoding PPOX class F420-dependent oxidoreductase, translating into MVNIPAAARAVIESGRLAHLVTVNVDGSPHVTCVWVGLEDGEIVVGKLAVDQKVRNIRRDPRVSLSIEAEGDQYGMQHYLVVEGTARVDEGGAPALLRHLAQRYIGPGTEFPPMPNPPQGYVIRISPTRVRGMGPWGTTLR; encoded by the coding sequence GTGGTCAACATTCCGGCGGCGGCCCGAGCGGTGATCGAGTCCGGACGTCTGGCTCATCTGGTGACGGTCAACGTGGACGGCAGCCCGCACGTGACGTGTGTCTGGGTCGGGCTCGAAGACGGGGAGATCGTGGTCGGCAAGCTCGCGGTCGATCAGAAGGTCCGCAACATCCGCCGTGATCCCCGCGTGTCGCTGTCCATCGAGGCCGAGGGCGACCAGTACGGAATGCAGCACTATCTGGTTGTCGAGGGCACTGCTCGCGTTGACGAGGGCGGCGCGCCGGCCTTGCTCAGGCACCTCGCGCAGCGGTACATCGGTCCGGGCACGGAGTTTCCACCGATGCCCAACCCGCCGCAGGGCTACGTGATCCGGATAAGCCCGACCAGAGTGCGGGGCATGGGCCCGTGGGGCACGACCCTGCGCTGA
- a CDS encoding MFS transporter: MTTTANRNLVLATAGFLVNFWAWALLGPLGPGVKERLDLSFAAQSLLVAVPVVVGSVGRIPVGALTDRFGARIMFPAVSLVTIAPVLTLAWVQDSYAAMIVAGFFLGIGGTAFAVGVPLVSGWYPPARRGFALGVFGVGMGGTAISNFTTVRLSDAYGAKTPFLLVAAILAGYAVVAWLFIRDNPNRQRPTGSAVARLTEVARLTVTWQLCALYAVGFGGFVAFSVYLPAYLRTTYDLSTNDAALRTAGFVVLAVIARPTGGWLSDRFHPVPVLVWCFSGTALFAVVQAFQPPLIPLGTIAFLAMAALLGAASGAVFALVGKIAPADKVGTVTGLVGAAGGLGGFVPPLVMGWVYGVEGSYAIGLMLLSDVALAAAVYTAVKMAGLARSLPSRG; the protein is encoded by the coding sequence ATGACCACCACCGCGAACCGGAACCTGGTGCTGGCCACCGCCGGGTTCCTGGTCAACTTCTGGGCCTGGGCGCTGCTCGGCCCGCTCGGCCCCGGCGTGAAGGAACGCCTCGACCTCAGCTTCGCCGCCCAGTCCCTGCTCGTCGCCGTCCCTGTCGTCGTCGGCTCGGTCGGTCGGATCCCCGTCGGCGCGCTGACCGACCGGTTCGGTGCCCGGATAATGTTTCCGGCCGTCAGCCTCGTCACCATCGCACCGGTGCTCACACTGGCCTGGGTGCAGGACTCCTACGCCGCGATGATCGTGGCCGGGTTCTTCCTGGGCATCGGCGGCACCGCCTTCGCCGTCGGCGTACCCCTGGTCTCCGGCTGGTACCCACCGGCCCGCCGCGGCTTCGCCCTCGGCGTGTTCGGCGTCGGCATGGGCGGCACCGCCATCTCCAACTTCACCACCGTTCGGTTGTCGGACGCATACGGCGCCAAGACCCCGTTCCTCCTCGTCGCCGCCATCCTCGCCGGCTACGCCGTCGTGGCGTGGCTGTTCATCCGCGACAACCCGAACCGGCAACGCCCGACCGGCTCGGCCGTTGCCCGCCTCACCGAGGTAGCTCGACTCACCGTCACCTGGCAGCTGTGCGCCCTCTACGCCGTCGGCTTCGGCGGGTTCGTCGCCTTCAGCGTCTACCTACCCGCCTACCTGCGCACCACGTACGACCTGTCCACCAACGACGCCGCCCTGCGCACCGCCGGGTTCGTGGTCCTCGCCGTCATCGCCCGGCCCACCGGCGGCTGGCTGTCCGACCGGTTCCACCCCGTACCAGTGCTCGTCTGGTGCTTTTCCGGCACCGCCCTGTTCGCCGTCGTCCAGGCGTTCCAACCGCCGCTCATCCCGCTCGGCACCATCGCTTTCCTCGCCATGGCCGCGCTGCTCGGCGCCGCCAGCGGTGCCGTCTTCGCCCTCGTCGGCAAGATCGCCCCCGCCGACAAGGTCGGCACCGTCACGGGCCTGGTCGGCGCCGCCGGCGGGCTCGGCGGCTTCGTCCCGCCGCTGGTCATGGGCTGGGTGTACGGCGTCGAAGGCTCGTATGCCATCGGCCTGATGCTGCTGTCCGACGTCGCCCTCGCCGCCGCCGTCTACACCGCCGTCAAAATGGCCGGCCTAGCCCGGAGTCTGCCGAGTCGAGGCTAA
- the narI gene encoding respiratory nitrate reductase subunit gamma, with translation MNVLLWVVYPYLSIAVLAGGTIWRYRYDKFGWTTRSSQLYETAVLRWGSPLFHFGVLMVLIGHIGGLVIPTSWTEAVGISEDTYHLMAVFIGTVAGFCTLIGLAILIARRRLTGPVFAATTKNDKAMYVVLAAVIVLGLWATVRANVAGHGYDYRETISPWFRSLFYFSPDPDVMAGVPLGFQIHIVAAFALFAFWPFTRLVHAFSAPVGYLTRPYVVYRSREARPGLRAARRGWDTPPTLRGRR, from the coding sequence ATGAACGTGCTGCTGTGGGTCGTGTACCCGTACCTGTCCATCGCGGTGCTGGCCGGCGGCACCATCTGGCGTTACCGCTACGACAAGTTCGGCTGGACCACCCGCTCGTCCCAGTTGTACGAGACGGCCGTGCTGCGCTGGGGCAGCCCGTTGTTCCACTTCGGCGTGCTGATGGTCCTCATCGGACACATCGGTGGGCTGGTGATCCCCACATCGTGGACCGAGGCGGTCGGCATCAGCGAGGACACCTACCACCTGATGGCCGTGTTCATCGGCACCGTGGCCGGCTTCTGCACGCTGATCGGCCTGGCCATCCTCATCGCCCGGCGCCGGCTCACCGGCCCGGTCTTCGCCGCCACCACCAAGAACGACAAAGCCATGTACGTCGTGCTGGCCGCGGTGATCGTGCTCGGCCTCTGGGCCACCGTGCGCGCCAACGTCGCCGGCCACGGCTACGACTACCGGGAAACCATCTCACCCTGGTTCCGTTCGCTGTTCTACTTCAGCCCGGACCCGGACGTGATGGCCGGCGTGCCGCTCGGCTTCCAGATCCACATCGTCGCCGCGTTCGCACTGTTCGCGTTCTGGCCGTTCACCCGCCTGGTGCACGCGTTCAGTGCCCCCGTCGGCTACCTCACCCGCCCGTACGTGGTGTACCGCAGCCGCGAGGCCCGCCCCGGGCTGCGGGCCGCCCGGCGCGGCTGGGACACCCCACCCACCCTGCGAGGCAGGCGATGA
- the narJ gene encoding nitrate reductase molybdenum cofactor assembly chaperone — protein MNATQRAVAARAASLLLRYPDADVLATLPTLRAALDDLPEPVAGPLRTLAAHRADTDPGRLTAGYVELFDFRRRYCLHLTYYTAGDTRRRGEALVLFAAAYKAAGLTVVDGELPDYLPAVLDLAALHDGGWRLLRENRVGLDLLAEALTAQKSEYRHAIEAVRAMLPPAQPGDITAAARLARTGPPAELVGLEPYGVAR, from the coding sequence ATGAACGCCACGCAGCGGGCCGTCGCCGCCCGCGCGGCATCCCTGCTGCTGCGGTACCCCGACGCCGACGTCCTCGCCACACTGCCGACCCTGCGCGCGGCGCTCGACGACCTGCCGGAGCCGGTTGCCGGTCCATTGAGGACACTGGCCGCCCATCGCGCTGATACCGACCCGGGCCGGCTCACCGCCGGCTACGTGGAGCTGTTCGACTTCCGCCGCCGCTACTGCCTGCACCTGACCTACTACACCGCCGGCGACACCCGGCGCCGGGGGGAGGCGCTGGTGCTGTTCGCCGCCGCGTACAAGGCCGCCGGCCTCACGGTCGTCGACGGCGAACTGCCCGACTACCTGCCGGCGGTGCTGGATCTGGCCGCGCTGCACGACGGCGGCTGGCGGCTGCTGCGCGAGAACCGGGTCGGCCTGGACCTGCTCGCCGAGGCGCTCACCGCGCAGAAATCCGAGTACCGGCACGCAATCGAGGCCGTACGGGCCATGCTCCCGCCCGCCCAGCCCGGTGACATCACTGCCGCCGCCCGCCTGGCCCGCACCGGCCCGCCCGCCGAGCTGGTCGGCCTGGAGCCGTACGGAGTCGCCCGATGA
- the narH gene encoding nitrate reductase subunit beta has protein sequence MRIMAQMAMVMNLDKCIGCHTCSVTCKQAWTNRSGVEYVWFNNVESRPGQGYPRTYQDQQRWQGGWVRTRRGRLKPRSGGRIKRLLSIFANPKLPSIQDYYEPWTYDYEHLITAPASDDTPVARPKSLLTGRDTKVTWSANWDDSLAGGNQIAAGDPVLAQVSDRVRQEYEKAFLFFLPRICEHCLNPSCAASCPSGAIYKRAEDGIVLVDQDRCRGWRMCVTGCPYKKVYFNHRTGKAEKCTFCFPRIEIGQPTICSETCVGRLRYIGLMLYDADAVARAAATEHETDLYAAQRSVFLDPRDPAVVAQAQRAGIPDDWIDAAARSPVWDLIMRYEVALPLHPEYRTMPMVWYIPPLSPVVDVLRDTGHDGEDATNLFGAVDALRIPTDYLAGLFTAGDPAPVTAVLHRLAAMRAYQRRINLGEPRDESIAAAVGMTGADIDDMYRLLAIAKYEERYVIPAAHAEDAHHLEALGTECPVGTSGPFGEASGGPAPISVETFHAQRSRQTADTPARVNLLNWDGKGRPEGLFPPREDDR, from the coding sequence ATGAGAATCATGGCCCAGATGGCGATGGTGATGAACCTCGACAAGTGCATCGGCTGCCACACCTGCTCGGTGACCTGCAAGCAGGCGTGGACCAACCGCTCCGGCGTCGAGTACGTCTGGTTCAACAACGTGGAAAGCCGGCCCGGGCAGGGCTACCCGCGCACGTACCAGGACCAGCAGCGGTGGCAGGGCGGCTGGGTCCGCACCCGCCGCGGTCGGCTCAAGCCCCGCTCCGGCGGCCGGATCAAGCGACTGCTGTCCATCTTCGCCAACCCCAAGCTGCCGTCCATTCAGGACTACTACGAGCCCTGGACGTACGACTACGAGCACCTGATCACCGCGCCCGCCAGCGACGACACCCCGGTCGCCCGGCCCAAGTCGCTGCTCACCGGCCGAGACACCAAGGTCACCTGGTCGGCCAACTGGGACGACTCGCTGGCCGGCGGCAACCAGATCGCGGCCGGCGACCCGGTGCTCGCCCAGGTGTCCGACCGGGTACGCCAGGAGTACGAGAAGGCGTTCCTGTTCTTCCTGCCGCGCATCTGCGAGCACTGCCTGAACCCCTCGTGCGCGGCGTCCTGCCCGTCCGGCGCGATCTACAAGCGCGCCGAGGACGGCATCGTCCTGGTGGACCAGGACCGCTGCCGGGGCTGGCGGATGTGCGTGACCGGCTGCCCGTACAAGAAGGTGTACTTCAACCACCGCACCGGCAAGGCGGAGAAGTGCACGTTCTGCTTCCCGCGCATCGAGATCGGCCAGCCGACGATCTGCTCGGAGACCTGCGTGGGCCGGCTGCGCTACATCGGCCTGATGCTGTACGACGCGGACGCGGTCGCCCGCGCCGCCGCCACCGAGCACGAGACCGACCTGTACGCCGCGCAGCGCTCGGTCTTCCTCGACCCGCGCGACCCCGCGGTCGTGGCGCAGGCGCAGCGCGCCGGCATCCCGGACGACTGGATCGACGCCGCCGCCCGCTCACCCGTGTGGGACCTCATCATGCGGTACGAGGTCGCGCTGCCCCTGCATCCGGAGTACCGCACGATGCCGATGGTCTGGTACATCCCGCCGCTGTCCCCGGTGGTCGACGTGCTGCGCGACACCGGTCACGACGGCGAGGACGCCACGAACCTGTTCGGCGCGGTCGACGCGCTACGCATCCCGACCGACTACCTGGCCGGCCTGTTCACCGCCGGCGACCCGGCACCGGTCACCGCGGTGCTGCACCGGCTCGCCGCCATGCGCGCCTACCAGCGGCGGATCAACCTGGGCGAACCGCGGGACGAGTCCATCGCCGCCGCCGTCGGCATGACCGGCGCCGACATCGACGACATGTACCGCCTGCTCGCGATCGCCAAGTACGAGGAACGGTACGTGATCCCGGCCGCACACGCCGAAGACGCGCACCACCTCGAAGCGCTCGGCACCGAGTGCCCGGTCGGCACATCCGGCCCCTTCGGGGAGGCGTCCGGCGGGCCCGCGCCGATCTCCGTGGAGACCTTCCACGCGCAGCGTTCACGCCAGACGGCGGACACGCCGGCCCGCGTCAACCTGCTCAACTGGGACGGCAAGGGCCGGCCCGAAGGGCTCTTCCCGCCCCGCGAGGACGACCGATGA